Proteins encoded by one window of Melospiza melodia melodia isolate bMelMel2 chromosome 9, bMelMel2.pri, whole genome shotgun sequence:
- the NPS gene encoding neuropeptide S, whose amino-acid sequence MSSLCRLNSVFILWVSVTLVCSGFPVGPSMSTNPLYLSCQLKGRWDSCLVLLSSCLSRVGRAEELPLGKPLHKRSFRNGVGAGIKKTSFRRAKS is encoded by the exons ATGAGCAG TCTATGCAGGTTGAACTCGGTTTTCATCCTGTGGGTCTCCGTGACATTGGTGTGCTCGGGTTTCCCAGTTGGCCCTTCCATG AGCACCAACCCGCTGTATCTGAGCTGCCAGCTGAAGGGGAGATGGGATtcgtgcctggtgctgctgagcagctgcctgtccagggtgggcagggctgaggAGCTGCCCCTGGGGAAGCCTCTCCACAAAAGGTCCTTCCGCAACGGCGTCGGAGCGGGAATTAAAAAAACTTCCTTCCGAAGGGCAAAGTCCTGA